From the genome of Armatimonadota bacterium:
AGGACGAACTGGTGGCACGCCACGAAGTTCGCACGCTTGACGAGGTAGGCGGACTGGATGGGCCTGGGGCCGAACCGCAGGTGAGAGATCGTTATTGCGCCGGACTTCTTGGAATCGTAGACGAAGTACCCCTGTGCGAAGTTGGGGGTCTCCTCGCCGATGATCTTGATGGAGTTCTTGTTGGCGCCCACGGTGCCGTCGGCGCCCAGCCCAAAGAAGACCGCCCTGGAGACGTCATCCGGCTCGGTGTCCAGGTCGCGGTCGAAGGGCAGCGACAGACCCGTCACGTCATCGGTGATTCCAACCGTGAACCGGGGCTTGGGCTTGGAGGTGGCCAGCTCGGCGAACACCGCGCACACCATGGCCGGCGTGAACTCCTTGGAAGCCAGGCCGTATCGCCCGCCGATCACAGCCGGCGGCGTCGTGATGTGGGCAAGACCTTCCTCCTGGGCCTCCCGGAGAGCGGCAACAACGTCCATGTAGAGCGGCTCGCCCGGTGCTCCGGGCTCCTTGGTCCGGTCCATCACGGCAATCGCCTTGACCGATGATGGCAGTGCGGCGACGAATGCCTGCGAGGAAAGTGGCCTGTAGAGACGCACCTTGAGCACGCCGACCTTCTCGCCGCGGGCCCGCAGCCAATCCACGGTCTCGTGGACGGTCTCCGCCCCGGAGCCCATCAGCACGACCACCCGTTCGGCCTCCGGATCACCAACGTAGTCGAACAGACGGTAGTGGCGGCCGGTGAGTTCCCCGAACCGGTCCATGGTCTCCTGAACGACACCCGGGCAGGCCATGTAGTACCGGTTGACTGCCTCCCGCGACTGGAAGTAGGCGTCGGGGTTCTGCGCCGTCCCTCGCAGCACAGGGTGGTCCGGCGTCATGGCACGGCCGCGGTGTGCCTCGATCAGGTCGGCCGGGAGCATCGCTCGCAGGTCGTCGTCGCCGAGCTGCTCGATCTTGGCCACCTCGTGCGAGGTACGGAAACCATCGAAGAAGTGCAGAAACGGAATGCGGGATCTCAGCGAAGCCGCCTGGGCGACGAGGGCCATGTCGTGGGCCTCCTGTACTGAGCCGGAAGCCAGCAGGGCGAAGCCGGTCTGACGGCACGCCATGACGTCGGAGTGGTCGCCGAAGATCGAGAGCCCGTGCGTAGCCAGCGTCCGGGCAGAGACGTGCATCGAGAACCCGGTCAGCTCGCCGGCGATCTTGTACATGTTTGGAATCATCAGCAGCAGCCCTTGCGAGGCGGTGAACGTCGTCGTCAGGGCGCCTGCCTGCAGGGAGCCGTGTACGGCACCGGCGGCGCCTCCCTCGGACTGCATCTCGACCACCAGGGGCACCGCGCCCCAGATGTTCACCTTGCCCTGGGCCGACCACTCATCCGCGAACTCCCCCATTGGCGAGGAGGGCGTGATGGGGTAGATGGCAACAACCTCGTCCGTGCGGTACGCGACCGACGCGGCCGCCTCGTTTCCGTCAAGGGTGACCATCTGTCGCTGTGTGCTGTCCGACATGCGCCGACCTCCTTGCGTCCGTAGCAACCTGGATGCGCACTGTTCTCGCAGGTGATAGAAGGACAGCCCTAGGGTACCCACCCGGCAGCGGCCGCCTCAACCCTTAGGCTAGTCGGAACAGGCAGGTATCGGTATCCACCCAACACCCGATATGGCGTAGGACGCGTGGCGTAGAGGACGTGGCTTGGTGGAGCGCCCGGAGGGAATCGAACCCCCGACCTGCTGGTCCGAAGCCAGCCGCTCTGTCCCCTGAGCTACGGGCGCGCGTCCCTGTGCGAGTATATCACAGGACCGGCCGCGGGCAGAGCCCGGAGGCGCCGGCTAGGGCTGCCGCGCCAGCGCCGCCTCGACGGCCCGAAACCATTCCTGGGGATCAGTCACCGCGCCGGGGAACTTGCGTACGATGCGACCAGAGCGGTCCACGAAGAAGGTCTCGGGTACGCCGGTGAGGCCGTAGGCCCTGTACACGGTGTTGTCCTTGTCGCGGACCGTGGGGTAAGTGGTCCTGGTCTCGTGCAGGAAGCGCAGCGCTGCCGGCGTTAGATCCTGCACATTCACGCCTACCACCACGACACCCTGCCCCCTGTACCGCTGCCATGCGGCCTCCAGCGCGGGTGCCTCCTCGCGGCACGGTATGCACCACGAGGACCAGAAGTTCAACACGACCACACGGCCGCGGAGTGTCCCCAGGTCCAGATCCCCCTCCGCGTCCAGGCGCGGCAGCACCAGTGGTGGTGCCGCCGGCGTCTCTCCCCGGGCCAGCGCGACCGTGAGCGAAGCCGGACGGTTAGCACGGAAGGTAGCGAAGCCCAGCAGCCCGAGGAATACAACGAGGCCGCCGAGCAGGATCGCCTGGCGCCGCCGGCTGCCCATCGGTCCCATCCCTTCCCTACCTAGACAACAGGATACCCGGCGGCCTGCAGTGCTTCGCGGAGGCGCGCCTCATCCAGCGCCGTCGGGTTGAACTCCACCAGGACCTTCTTTGTCACCGCGCTGGCCTCGACCTTTGACACGCCGGGCAACTGCGTCAGCGTCCGGGTCACCGTGCGCACGCAGCCATCACAGTGGATCTTGGGAACGTTGAAGGTCTTCGTGATCATGCCTGCCTCACTCCCTTGAAGATATCGTACCCGCGGGCCGGTATCCCCGTAACCGCAGGCTGTTGCTCACCACCGTCACCGAACTGGCCGCCATCGCCAGCGCGGCAAGGACCGGGCTCAGCAGCATGCCCGTAAAAGGATACAGCACGCCTGCGGCCACAGGAATCAGAGCGACGTTGTACGCGAACGCCCAAAACAGGTTCTGCCGGATCGTACGCATCGTGCGGCGGCTCAGGGCGATCGCCGACAGCACCCCGCGCAGGTCCTCGCCTATCAGCACTATGCCCGCGGACTCGATGGCCACGTCGGTCCCGGCGCCGATGGCGATTCCCAGGTCGGCGCGCGCCAGGGCTGGCGCGTCGTTGATCCCATCTCCCACCATGGCGACCACGTGCCCTTCGCGTTGAAGCGCCTCGACGTGCGCGGCCTTCTCGTCGGGCTTGACCTCGGCCAGAACGCGGTCCACTCCCACCTGCTGCGCGATCGCCTGGGCTGTCCGCCGGTTGTCGCCGGTCAGCATCACAACTTGAAGGTTCATCCGGTGGAGCGCGGCCACGACATCCCGGCTGTGCTGTCTGAGAGTATCGGCCACGCCGATCACCCCGGCGGCCCGGCCGTCAACCGCCACCAGCATCGGCGTCTTGCCACCAGCCGCAAGATCGTTCGCGCGCGCGTCCAGGGCGCCCACCGCGATCCCGTGGCGGGACATCAGGGCAGTGTTGCCGACCAGGATCTGTCGCCCCTCTACCGTGGCCTCGATGCCCTGACCTGGCACGGCCTCGAACGTGGCAGCATCGCCAAGGGTGATACCGCTGCTTCGCGCGCGGGCGACGATCGCCTCTCCTACCGGGTGCTCGCTCCCGCGTTCGGCCGCGCCCCCCAGCCGCAGCAGGGTCGTCTCGTCGAACCCCTCGGCCGGGAGGACATCTGTCACGGCGGGGGCCCCCTGCGTCAGCGTGCCGGTCTTGTCGAGAACCACCGCGGTGATGCGGTGGGCGATCTCCAGCGCTTCGCCACCGCGGATCAGGATCCCGGCTTCGGCGCCCCGCCCGGTCCCGACCATGATCGCCGTGGGCGTGGCCAGGCCGAGCGCGCACGGGCACGCGATTATCAGCACCGCCACGAAGGTGAGCAGGGCATAGGTCAGCGCCGGCTGCGGCCCGATCGCCAGCCAGACACCACCGGTGGCCAGCGCGATCGCGATCACCACCGGCACGAAGTAGGCGGCAACCCTGTCGGCCAGACGCTGGATCGGCGCTTTGGTACCCTGGGCTTCCTCGACCAGCCGAATGATCTGCGCCAGCGCGGTGTCCCGCCCCACCTTCGAGGCGCGGAACCGGAAGGTCCCGGTCTTGTTGATCGTTGCGCCTATCACCTCGAGACCGGCGGCCTTCTCCACTGGCATGGACTCCCCGGTGATCATTGACTCGTCCACCGTCGAGAACCCGTCGAGCACGATGCCGTCCACCGGGATCTTCTCGCCTGGCCGCACGACCACGACGTCACCGACGACCACTTCCTCGACAGGCACATCAACTTCGGAGCCGTCCCGGACCACGCGGGCGGTCTTGGCCTGAAGCCTCATCAGGCGACGGATCGCCTCGCTTGTGCGGCCCTTGGCCAGCGCCTCCAGGTACCGCCCGAGCAGGATGAAGGCAATGATGATCGAGGCGGTCTCGTAGTAAACGGTGGGCTCGAGCCCACCGCCCGTGAACCACCGCGGGAAGAAGGTAGCGACGGCACTGTAGAGATACGCCGCCGAGGTGCCCACCGCGATGAGGGTGTTCATGTCGGCGGTCCCGTGTCGCGTCGCCGCCCACATCCCGCGGTAGAACCGCCAGCCGGCCCAGAACTGCACCGGGGTCGCCAGTCCGAACTGCACCACCCAGTTGTGCAGAAAGGCCGGTGCCCACACGTGGAGTCCCATGTGCGGGAGGCTGCCCCAGAGAATCGGAAGGCTCAGGAGCGCCGCGCCGACCAGGCGGACGCGCAACGCGCGCTGCTCGCGCTCGCGGCGCTCGGTCTCGCGGTCAACCGTGCCCTCCTCGGCGGCCAGCGGCTCGTAGCCCGCGTTACGCACGGCCTGCCTGAGGGCCTCCGGCGTGGCGACACCGGGTATGAACTCGACGGTCGCCTGTTCCCGCGCCAGGTTCACCGAGGCAACCAGGACGCCCTCGGTCTCCCGCAACGCCGTCTCAACAGTGCTCACGCACGAGGCGCAGGACATCCCTGCAATGGGGATGACCAGGCGCTCTTTCCGGACCTCGTAGCCAGCGCCGCGTACCGCCGCGACCAGGTCTCTCAGGGTGGCCTGCTCGGGGTCGAAGGCAACCGAGGCGCGCTCCGAAGCGAAGTTGACCTGCGCCGCGCTCACGCCGGCTGCCTTCAGGAGGCCCTCCTCCACCCTGGCCACGCACGAGGCGCACGACATCCCTTCGACAGGCAGTCCGATCCGCCTCGGCGCGGCCGGCGCAGTTGCCGCTGTGCGATCGTCAGCCACGGCGCTGCCCTGCTCCCGGGCTAGAGCCTGCTCGATGTCTTGAAGACCTCGAGCAACTCGGTGATTGTGCGCTCGCGTTCCCGAGGGTCGCTGGCGCGTATCGCGGTCGTTGCGCAGTGCTCCAGGTGGTCCTCGAGCAGCATGGCGTTCACCCTGTCCAGGGCCCGCTGGACTGCCTGTACCTGCCGTATCACGTCAATGCAGTAGGAGTCGCCCTCCACCATCCGCTCGATGCCGCGGACGTGCCCGGCGACGCTGCGAAGCCGCACCAGCACCTTCCGCCGCTTCTCGACCGACCCGTGCTTCATTGCGGAAGTGACCGCCTTCACGGGCGTGCTCCTCCCTGCGCCTCAGCCCCCGCCGGAAACCCCCCCCAGGGGGGAGGGGTACCGTCATTAGCGTACGCTGCCTGCCGCCGGGTGTCAACCTCGTACCCGGGGCACACGGCGGTCGTCCCCGAACCGCCCGGAGGGGTTGAAGGTGACAAGAGCCCGCCGCTGGGAGAGAATAGAGAGGATACTCCGATCTTGCGCGGGGAGCGTGAACCATCATGAGCCAGAACGTCCCGATAACCGTGGCGCACGGCGACGGCATCGGCCCTGAGATCATGGCCGCCACCCTCCTGATCCTGAGCGAGGCCGGCGCCCGGATCGACATCGAGACGATCGAGATCGGCGAGAAGGTATTCCTCCGGGGCCACAGCAGCGGCATCGAGCCCGGAGCATGGGAGTCGCTCCGCCGCACGAAGGTGTTCCTCAAGGCACCCATCACAACGCCCCAGGGCGGCGGCTACAAGAGTCTCAACGTGACCACGCGCAAGATGCTGGGGCTGTACGCCAACGTGCGGCCGTGCGCGTCTTACCACCCCTTCGTGGACACCAAGCATCCGGGAATGGACGTCGTGATCGTGCGCGAGAACGAGGAAGACCTGTACGCCGGGATCGAGTACCGGCAGACGGACGACGTCTACCAGAGCCTTAAGATCATCTCCCGACCCGGAACCGAGAGGGTAGTCCGGTACGCTTTCGAGTACGCGGCCCAGAACAGCCGCAAGAAGGTTACCTGCTTCACAAAGGACAACATCCTCAAGATGTCCGACGGGCTGTTTCACAAGGTCTTCGACGAGATAGGCGCACAGTATCCTGCGATCGAGAAGGAACACTGGATCGTTGACATCGGCGCAGCCAAACTGGCCGACACGCCCGAGGCATTCGACGTGATCGTCCTGCCCAACATGTACGGCGACATCCTGTCGGACGTGGCCGCGCAGATCGCCGGATCGGTAGGGCTGGCGGGATCGGCCAACATCGGCGACCAGTGCGCCATGTTCGAGGCCATCCATGGTTCGGCGCCGCGCCGCGCTGGGCAGAATGTGGCCAATCCTTCGGGCCTGTTGCTGGGGGCGGTCATGATGTTGGTCCACATCGGCCAGCCGGACGTGGCGGAGCGCGTGCACAACGCCTGGCTCCGAACGATCGAGGACGGGGTGCACACCTCCGACATCTACGCCTACGGCGTCAGCCGGGAGAAGGTCGGCACCAGCGAGTTCGCCCGGGCTGTCGCCGGCCGGTTGGGTCTGGTGCCCGAGCGGCTGAAGGCGGTCAGCTACCCGGCGGCATCCGGGCAGAGGATCGGGGCCGTGGCCGCGTCACGGCGTCGCGCCAAGAAGGCGCTCGTGGGCGTGGACGTCTTCGTCCACTGGCGGGGAGGCTCGCCCGACCAGCTCGGCGAGCAGGTGGAAGCACTAAGCGGATCCGACCTCAGGCTGGGCATTATAAGCAACCGCGGTGTCGTGGTGTATCCCGGCGGGCTCCCCGAGACGTTGTGCGTGGACCAGTGGCGATGCCGGTTCCTGTCGCGGGCCGAAGGCGGGGCCATCGCTCACAGCCAGATCATCGCGCTGCTGCAGCGGATCGGTAACGCCGGACTGGACTTCATCAAGACCGAGAACCTCTACACCTTCGAGGACGAGCCGGGCTACTCGCTCGATCAGGGCGAGTAGGGCGCGGCGACAATCAGGATATCACCGCTCATCGTGGACAGGTCCAGGGTGGCGTCGCCGGATCCACGTGTGCCCTGGAGCGACCTACTTCCACGCTGCACCTCGCCCAGCCCCTCGCCTGTCCTGATCTCCCCCGAGGCGACCCGGGCGCCTATCCGGCACGCTGCCCGCGGGCCTAGTCGTGTAGTGATATCGCCGCTGACCGTGGCAAGCCTGGAGGCGCTTCCGGCGACAAACTGATCCACCTCCGCCTCCACATCGCCGCTGACAGTGGAGAGGTCCAGCACGACAGCGGCGGTGGGGCGTCGAAGTACCAGGTCGCCGCTCTTGGAGTGAGCGGTGATCTGCCCGTCCGCTGCCTCTATCGCGATGTCCCCCCGCAGCGTGCGCAACTCCAGAATGCCCCTCGCGTCTGTTACGGTGATGTCCCCGCTCGTCAGGTGAGCGGTCAGGTGGCCTTCGGTTCCGCTGGCCTGCAGGTCTCCCTTTGTCTGAGTGACCACGACAGGGATACCGGGGGGCACGGCAAGATCGAAATCCACGCGCACCCGCCGCTGCACACCTATGCTGTGCTCAGCCCGGATGGCGAACACCTGCCCTTCGGACGTGGCGGTGATGCGCACGCGGTCCCTGGCGGCCGCCGCGTCGGCCTCGTCGCGCGCCCACGCCCGGATTGAGGCCCGCACGCGCATCTGGCCGTCGGTGCTGGCCGAGAGCCGTGTGTCTCCCCAGAGGTTGTGGACGGTCACGCGCTGCCCGGCTTCCAGAACAGCGTCATGGGACCAAGCGCCAGCGGCCCCAACCATGCCCCACAGACCCTCAATTGCGTCGGTAATTCTCAACTTGATTCCGTGACGCCGGGCCTCCCGGGCGGCACGACGCACATCGCCCCTTATCCTGTGCACGTCCCCCTTGGAGCGCCGAAGCGACTCGCGGACAGTGTCCACCGATGCGCGCACCGTGCTGACGATGCCCTCGACGTCAATGCTGGCCATGATCTCGTCAATCAACCCCTGGAGATCGTCCCGACGCTCGCCCGCCGGCCGAGCCGGCGGGGTTCTAGCATCCGGGGTGCCCGCGCTGGCCGTGGGCCCTACCTGTTCCTCGCCCAGCGCTTCGAGAAGCGCCTCGGCTTCCTCGACCGTGACCCTGCCTGCTTTGAGCATCCGCAGCACGCGCTGCCGTTCCTCGTCCACAGCAGTCCCTCCTTGCGGGTCGGTTCAGTGGCCGTTTGCCGACAGGGCCGCCCTGGGGCCGACAATGGACACACCGAGTCGTATCAGGATGCTTCCGGCCCAGACCCTGAGCCCTGCTTCCTCCTATTCGGTCTTGCTCGACTGCCGCAGCATCCTGGTCGCCTCAGCAGGCGTGAGATCCCCGGCCTCGAGCATGTCCATGATTTCCCTCCTGCGCTGCTGGAACGCGGCCTCGTCCTCTTCAATCCCGACCGCCAGGCCCAGGGTGCTCAGGACCGCGTCCAGGCGGCTTCGCACAGTGGGATATGAGATGCCCATCTCGCGTTCGACTTTGCGGATGTTGCCCCGGGAACGGAGAAACACCTCTAGGAAAGCGATCTGGTCGGCCGACAGCCCGGCGAACCGTGAGGCCCGGTACCGGCCCTCCACCGCGGTCTGACAGGTGCTGCACTCGAGCCGGACCACGGCCAGCGCATCGCCACACACCGGGCAGGCCCCAGGCATGGTAAATGCGGTTCGCGGATCCACGGCCGGCGCTGGGGTTACCTTCCCAGACCGATCAAAGGCCTCACCCATTGGACTTTGCCCCCGAAGCCAGGCAGCATTGAAGGTCTAGGGCTGAATATTCAAGGTTCACATTGAATTCATTAACACAAACGGGATAGAATGTCAATAGATCTGTTCAGATTCCGGGCAGTTCCTGAGGAGATGGTGCCGCCAGACCGGCCGCGCCCACTTCGCCGCGGTCAGCGGGGTGGTGCGCCTGCGCCGCGCACCAGATGCCACATCTTCTCAGGCGTCAGCGGCATATCCACGTGCCGGATTCCCAGAGGCGCCAGGGCGTCGGCCACCGCGTTCGCGACTGCCGGCGGTGTCCCAATGGTCCCGGCCTCCCCGATACCCTTTGCACCCAGCGGGTTGAACGGCGAACGCGTCTCCAGGAACTCGGTGGTAACATCCACGACCTGGTGGGCCCGGAGCATCGGATAGTCAGCGAAGGTTGCCGTCAGCAACTGACCTTCGGTGTCGTGGATCGCCTGCTCGGCCAGCACCTGCCCCAACCCCTGGGCTACGGCGCCGATGACCTGCCCTTCGGCCAGCAGCGGATTGACGATTGTCCCCGCATCGTCCACCGCAACCAGCCTGAGCACGTGCACCTGCCCGGTAGTCCGGTCTATCTCCACAACGGCCGCGTAGACCCCGAACGGGAAGACCGGGCCAACAAGGCGGAAGGTCGCGGCAGCGTCGAGCCCCACCTCTATGTCAGGCGGAAGCCGCGCGGGCTGGTAGGCGGCCGCTGCGACCTGCTTCCACGAGACGGCGCGGCCCGGGGCCCCGCGGACGTGCAGCTGCCCGCGCGACCACTCGATGTCGGCCTCGGCGGCCTCCAGAATGTGGGCGGCGATCCGGCCTGCCTTCACCTTCACCTTCTGAACCGCTGTGAGCACGGCCGAGCCCCCGACCGCGGTGGAGCGGCTCCCGAAGGTGCCGACGCCACGCGGAACGACAGCGGTATCCCCGTACTCGACCACGATGGCATCGGGATCTACCTGGAGCGCATCGGCCGCTATCTGGGCGAAGGTCGTCTCGTGGCCCTGACCGTGGGAACACGACCCCGTGCGTACCACGACCCGGCCGTCGGGACGGACGGAGCAGGCACCGCTCTCCCAGATCTGGCTGCCGGCGCGCTCTACGTATAGACCCAGCCCGATGCCAATCAGGCGACCCTCTGCGCGCGCGAGCCGCTGCCGCTCCCGCCACGCGTCGTACTCGACAAGCTCGCATGCCCGATCCAGCGCGCGGCCGTAGTTCCCGGAATCATACACGAAGCCGAGTGGCGTCCGGTGGGGAAAGCTCTCCGGGGGAATGAGGTTCTGCCGGCGGATCTCGACGGGGTCCAGATTCATCTCCCCGGCGATGAGGTCCATCATGCGTTCGACCAGGTAGGCGGCCTCGGGTCGGCCTGCGCCCCTGTACTGACCCGCTGGCACCTTGTTCGTGCACACTCCGACCAGCTTCACGGATGCGGCCGGGATCGCATAAGCGCCGGTCAGCAGCATGCCCGCGGTGACGGGTGACAGCGCAGTGGCAGGGTAGAGGTACGCCCCGGCGTCCGAGAGCAGGCTTGCGCGCACGCCCAGAATCCTGCCGCTGGCGGCTACCGCCATCTCCAACTCGGCGCGCAGCCCCCTGCCCTGGTAGGCAGCCACGAAGCTCTCCCGGCGGTCCTCCACCCACCGGACGGGCCGGCCGGTCCGGATCGCCAGCCACGCGGCCAGGGCGCCCTCGGGTGGGATGATCCCCTTGCTGCCGAAAGCACCTCCCACATCCGGAACCACCAGCCGAATCCTGTCTTCCGGCCGTCTGAGGATCTGGCCAAGCTGCGCAAGCGGGCGGTATGGATCCTGCGCCGAGCACCAGACCGTTAGCAGGTCGGTCCCCGGCTCGTATGAGGCCAGGGCACCCCTGGGCTCGATCGGTGCCGCGATCAGGCGCGGGAGATCAAACTTACCCGAGGTAACCCGCGCCGCGGCCTGGAAGGCCCCTTCGACGTCGCCGCCCGCCCGATCCCATCGCAGGACCACGTTCTCCCCCAGCTTCTCGTGCAGGAGCATAGCGCTGCCCAGGGCCTCGGCAGGGTCCACCAGCGCGGGGAGCGGCTCGTACTCCACATCTACGAGTTCGGCAGCGTCCACGGCTGCTGCTCGGCTTTCGGCAAGCACCGCGGCCACGGGCTCGCCCACATAGCGCACCTTGCCGTCCGCAAGGAGCGGGTGCGGGGTATCCGCGGCCCACGCGCCCTCTATCGCCCCGATAGGGTAGGCACCCACGCGCCCTGCCAGGTCTGCTGCCGTGACCACCGACACCACGCCTGGCATGCGCAGGGCGACCTCGGCGCGTATGGCGATCAGCCGGGCATGAGCGTGCGGGCTGCGCACAACCACCTGGTGGAGCATGCAGGGAAGGGATATGTCCGCCAGGTACCTGGCCTGCCCCCGCAGGAACCGAGGGTCTTCGCGCCGCCTGATCGGCCTTCCTACCCAGGGAGCCCCATCTGTTGGGGCCGGGCCTCCGTGCTTACTCACGCCGTTCGGGCCGCCACTCGCAGGCCTGC
Proteins encoded in this window:
- a CDS encoding DUF4097 domain-containing protein — encoded protein: MDEERQRVLRMLKAGRVTVEEAEALLEALGEEQVGPTASAGTPDARTPPARPAGERRDDLQGLIDEIMASIDVEGIVSTVRASVDTVRESLRRSKGDVHRIRGDVRRAAREARRHGIKLRITDAIEGLWGMVGAAGAWSHDAVLEAGQRVTVHNLWGDTRLSASTDGQMRVRASIRAWARDEADAAAARDRVRITATSEGQVFAIRAEHSIGVQRRVRVDFDLAVPPGIPVVVTQTKGDLQASGTEGHLTAHLTSGDITVTDARGILELRTLRGDIAIEAADGQITAHSKSGDLVLRRPTAAVVLDLSTVSGDVEAEVDQFVAGSASRLATVSGDITTRLGPRAACRIGARVASGEIRTGEGLGEVQRGSRSLQGTRGSGDATLDLSTMSGDILIVAAPYSP
- a CDS encoding DUF2089 domain-containing protein, with product MPGACPVCGDALAVVRLECSTCQTAVEGRYRASRFAGLSADQIAFLEVFLRSRGNIRKVEREMGISYPTVRSRLDAVLSTLGLAVGIEEDEAAFQQRRREIMDMLEAGDLTPAEATRMLRQSSKTE
- a CDS encoding copper-translocating P-type ATPase; protein product: MSCASCVARVEEGLLKAAGVSAAQVNFASERASVAFDPEQATLRDLVAAVRGAGYEVRKERLVIPIAGMSCASCVSTVETALRETEGVLVASVNLAREQATVEFIPGVATPEALRQAVRNAGYEPLAAEEGTVDRETERREREQRALRVRLVGAALLSLPILWGSLPHMGLHVWAPAFLHNWVVQFGLATPVQFWAGWRFYRGMWAATRHGTADMNTLIAVGTSAAYLYSAVATFFPRWFTGGGLEPTVYYETASIIIAFILLGRYLEALAKGRTSEAIRRLMRLQAKTARVVRDGSEVDVPVEEVVVGDVVVVRPGEKIPVDGIVLDGFSTVDESMITGESMPVEKAAGLEVIGATINKTGTFRFRASKVGRDTALAQIIRLVEEAQGTKAPIQRLADRVAAYFVPVVIAIALATGGVWLAIGPQPALTYALLTFVAVLIIACPCALGLATPTAIMVGTGRGAEAGILIRGGEALEIAHRITAVVLDKTGTLTQGAPAVTDVLPAEGFDETTLLRLGGAAERGSEHPVGEAIVARARSSGITLGDAATFEAVPGQGIEATVEGRQILVGNTALMSRHGIAVGALDARANDLAAGGKTPMLVAVDGRAAGVIGVADTLRQHSRDVVAALHRMNLQVVMLTGDNRRTAQAIAQQVGVDRVLAEVKPDEKAAHVEALQREGHVVAMVGDGINDAPALARADLGIAIGAGTDVAIESAGIVLIGEDLRGVLSAIALSRRTMRTIRQNLFWAFAYNVALIPVAAGVLYPFTGMLLSPVLAALAMAASSVTVVSNSLRLRGYRPAGTISSRE
- a CDS encoding xanthine dehydrogenase family protein molybdopterin-binding subunit, with protein sequence MLHQVVVRSPHAHARLIAIRAEVALRMPGVVSVVTAADLAGRVGAYPIGAIEGAWAADTPHPLLADGKVRYVGEPVAAVLAESRAAAVDAAELVDVEYEPLPALVDPAEALGSAMLLHEKLGENVVLRWDRAGGDVEGAFQAAARVTSGKFDLPRLIAAPIEPRGALASYEPGTDLLTVWCSAQDPYRPLAQLGQILRRPEDRIRLVVPDVGGAFGSKGIIPPEGALAAWLAIRTGRPVRWVEDRRESFVAAYQGRGLRAELEMAVAASGRILGVRASLLSDAGAYLYPATALSPVTAGMLLTGAYAIPAASVKLVGVCTNKVPAGQYRGAGRPEAAYLVERMMDLIAGEMNLDPVEIRRQNLIPPESFPHRTPLGFVYDSGNYGRALDRACELVEYDAWRERQRLARAEGRLIGIGLGLYVERAGSQIWESGACSVRPDGRVVVRTGSCSHGQGHETTFAQIAADALQVDPDAIVVEYGDTAVVPRGVGTFGSRSTAVGGSAVLTAVQKVKVKAGRIAAHILEAAEADIEWSRGQLHVRGAPGRAVSWKQVAAAAYQPARLPPDIEVGLDAAATFRLVGPVFPFGVYAAVVEIDRTTGQVHVLRLVAVDDAGTIVNPLLAEGQVIGAVAQGLGQVLAEQAIHDTEGQLLTATFADYPMLRAHQVVDVTTEFLETRSPFNPLGAKGIGEAGTIGTPPAVANAVADALAPLGIRHVDMPLTPEKMWHLVRGAGAPPR
- a CDS encoding metal-sensitive transcriptional regulator, which codes for MKHGSVEKRRKVLVRLRSVAGHVRGIERMVEGDSYCIDVIRQVQAVQRALDRVNAMLLEDHLEHCATTAIRASDPRERERTITELLEVFKTSSRL
- a CDS encoding heavy-metal-associated domain-containing protein yields the protein MITKTFNVPKIHCDGCVRTVTRTLTQLPGVSKVEASAVTKKVLVEFNPTALDEARLREALQAAGYPVV
- a CDS encoding redoxin domain-containing protein → MGPMGSRRRQAILLGGLVVFLGLLGFATFRANRPASLTVALARGETPAAPPLVLPRLDAEGDLDLGTLRGRVVVLNFWSSWCIPCREEAPALEAAWQRYRGQGVVVVGVNVQDLTPAALRFLHETRTTYPTVRDKDNTVYRAYGLTGVPETFFVDRSGRIVRKFPGAVTDPQEWFRAVEAALARQP
- a CDS encoding NADP-dependent isocitrate dehydrogenase, which gives rise to MSQNVPITVAHGDGIGPEIMAATLLILSEAGARIDIETIEIGEKVFLRGHSSGIEPGAWESLRRTKVFLKAPITTPQGGGYKSLNVTTRKMLGLYANVRPCASYHPFVDTKHPGMDVVIVRENEEDLYAGIEYRQTDDVYQSLKIISRPGTERVVRYAFEYAAQNSRKKVTCFTKDNILKMSDGLFHKVFDEIGAQYPAIEKEHWIVDIGAAKLADTPEAFDVIVLPNMYGDILSDVAAQIAGSVGLAGSANIGDQCAMFEAIHGSAPRRAGQNVANPSGLLLGAVMMLVHIGQPDVAERVHNAWLRTIEDGVHTSDIYAYGVSREKVGTSEFARAVAGRLGLVPERLKAVSYPAASGQRIGAVAASRRRAKKALVGVDVFVHWRGGSPDQLGEQVEALSGSDLRLGIISNRGVVVYPGGLPETLCVDQWRCRFLSRAEGGAIAHSQIIALLQRIGNAGLDFIKTENLYTFEDEPGYSLDQGE